In Leptospira bouyouniensis, the following proteins share a genomic window:
- a CDS encoding UpxY family transcription antiterminator has translation MSETNPHSEESAWYIVYTKPRAEKKLSEHLRKYNIENYLPIRKERKKWTDRFKWVHVPILPSYIFVKIVFWQDKNKVLQLPGSLQFVYHKGQPAIVEQNDLDVLEKGLQEYAESLKMNPELLLQKGKLVRIIEGSFRGKTMEILKVKNKTLVVLRIPGVETIFSYEINIDHLAWEELIT, from the coding sequence ATGTCCGAGACTAATCCACATTCCGAAGAAAGTGCTTGGTATATCGTTTATACCAAACCTCGGGCAGAAAAAAAACTAAGTGAACACCTTCGTAAGTACAATATTGAAAACTACTTACCAATTCGAAAAGAAAGGAAAAAATGGACAGATCGATTTAAATGGGTCCATGTTCCAATTTTGCCTTCATATATTTTTGTGAAGATTGTGTTTTGGCAGGATAAAAATAAAGTCCTACAATTGCCTGGTTCACTACAATTTGTTTATCATAAAGGCCAACCAGCAATTGTGGAGCAAAACGATTTGGATGTCTTGGAAAAAGGGCTCCAAGAGTATGCGGAATCATTAAAAATGAACCCAGAATTATTATTACAAAAAGGCAAATTGGTTCGCATCATAGAAGGCTCATTTAGAGGCAAAACAATGGAAATCCTAAAAGTAAAAAACAAAACGCTTGTTGTACTACGAATTCCAGGTGTAGAGACAATTTTCTCATATGAAATTAACATCGATCACTTGGCATGGGAGGAATTAATCACATGA
- a CDS encoding LIC_10042 family TonB-like protein has translation MHLLFEGPKYKAIILSIGVHLLIILSYLALGNRSDIDSTHIKLKEGGSFSTFQLQFSTGIGESKESNPTNHSPNDGTKTTEDEISEFQNCLSYPSLALEQKLEDHCVYQLSVKEDGSLEKIAVVTACRYAVFDQQVRRQLSEWKFQYTKGKEFVLPIRFRLDVRD, from the coding sequence ATGCATTTACTCTTTGAAGGACCCAAATATAAGGCGATCATCCTTAGCATTGGGGTGCATCTCCTCATCATTTTATCTTATTTGGCTTTGGGCAACCGAAGTGACATAGATTCGACTCACATCAAACTCAAGGAAGGTGGAAGTTTTTCCACTTTCCAACTCCAATTTTCTACCGGGATAGGAGAAAGTAAGGAATCTAATCCAACAAATCATTCTCCAAACGATGGAACCAAAACCACAGAAGATGAAATATCGGAATTCCAAAATTGTCTCAGTTACCCCAGTTTAGCATTGGAACAAAAATTGGAAGATCATTGTGTGTATCAACTTTCCGTGAAAGAAGATGGCAGTTTGGAAAAAATTGCAGTGGTCACGGCATGTAGGTATGCGGTTTTTGATCAACAGGTGCGACGACAACTTTCCGAATGGAAGTTCCAATACACCAAAGGCAAAGAATTTGTTTTACCCATTAGGTTCCGTTTAGATGTCCGAGACTAA